CCTTCGGCGCCGAGTGTCTGCCCATCAACCTGCCGGCGGACGGCGGCTCCCGGGTCATTGATTGCTTCTTCCAGCCCCAGGGCGAGGGCGCGGACTTTTCCTCGGTCGCCCAGGCCCATGGGCACATCATCGACCAGGTGGTGGAGGTCGACGAGGCCCTGATGGAGATTTACCTGGAACAGGGACAGGACCTGGCGCCGGAGCAACTCCATGACCCCTTCGAGACGGCGTTGCGCGAAGGCCATCTGATCCCGATCTGTTACTGCTCCGCCACCTCCGGGGCCGGCATCCCGGAGCTGCTGGAGATCCTGGTCCGCCTGATGCCCAACCCGTCCGAGGGCAACCCCCCCGTCTACCTTAAGGGTGAGGGTGCCACGCTGGAGCCGGTCGCGGTCGCCCCGGACCCGACCAAACACGCGCTGGCCCATGTGTTCAAGATCATCAACGACCCCTTCCGCGGCAAGCTCGGCATCTTCCGCATCCACCAGGGACGCATCAGCCAGAACAGCCAACTCCTGATCGGCGACGCCCGTAAGCCGTTCAAGGTCAATCACCTGTTTCGGCTCAACGGCAACGAGCAGATCGAGGTGGCGGACGGCGTCCCCGGGGACATCCTGGCCGTGGCCCGGGTGGACGAGATCCACTTCGATGCGGTGCTGCACGACTCACACGATGAAGACCATCATCACCTGAGCACCATGGAGTGCCCCGTCCCCCTGTTCGGGCTCGCCATTACCACGGCTAAGCGCGGTGACGAACAGAAACTCAACGACGCCCTGCATAAGCTACAGGCCGAGGACCCTTGCTTCCACGTCGAGCACCACGCCGCGACCAACGAGACCATCATGCGCGGTCTGGGTGAGCTGCATCTGAAGGTCCTGCTGCGGCGGCTCTCCGAGCAGTTCCATGTGGACGTGGAGACCCGCCCGCCGAGTATCCCCTACCGCGAGACCATCTCCGCCAAGGCCGAGGGGCACCATCGGCACAAGAAGCAGACCGGCGGCGCCGGTCAGTTCGGCGAGGTCTTCCTGCGGGTGGAGCCCTTGGCGCGCGGGGCGGGGTTTGAGTTCGAGGACGCCACGGTGGGTGGGGTCATCCCCGGCAACTTCATTCCCTCGATCGAAAAGGGTGTGCGCCAGGTGCTCGCTGACGGCGCCATTGCCGGTT
The DNA window shown above is from Candidatus Thiodictyon syntrophicum and carries:
- the fusA gene encoding elongation factor G, giving the protein MSDYNAEDVRNIALLGHAGSGKTTLVEALLAAAGAIAAPGSVAKGTTVCDFDPLEKELQHSLDSAITSLDNRGKHINIIDTPGYPDFLGRSISVLPAVETAAVVINAQAGIESVTQRVMKLLDNRHLCRLIIVNQIDVPGVDLGVLTTQIRETFGAECLPINLPADGGSRVIDCFFQPQGEGADFSSVAQAHGHIIDQVVEVDEALMEIYLEQGQDLAPEQLHDPFETALREGHLIPICYCSATSGAGIPELLEILVRLMPNPSEGNPPVYLKGEGATLEPVAVAPDPTKHALAHVFKIINDPFRGKLGIFRIHQGRISQNSQLLIGDARKPFKVNHLFRLNGNEQIEVADGVPGDILAVARVDEIHFDAVLHDSHDEDHHHLSTMECPVPLFGLAITTAKRGDEQKLNDALHKLQAEDPCFHVEHHAATNETIMRGLGELHLKVLLRRLSEQFHVDVETRPPSIPYRETISAKAEGHHRHKKQTGGAGQFGEVFLRVEPLARGAGFEFEDATVGGVIPGNFIPSIEKGVRQVLADGAIAGYPLQDVRVTVYDGKFHPVDSKDIAFSTAGRKAFIDAIDKARPVILEPIVKIRVVAPDSCMGDLAGDLSGRRGRISGSESQSGGRIVIDGEVPLAELSGYDARLKALTGGEGTYGIELSRYEPVPAAIQKQLADAYQRSED